AAGGTGAACCTGGTAAACATTATACACGCGGGTCCTAACAGACTCTGGTAcagtagcctggtcctaccagactctggtccattagcctggtcctaccagactctggtccattaacctggtcctaccagactctggtccatttgcctggtcctaccagactctggtacactaTCCTGGTTCTACAAGACGTTGGTACATTAGCCCgctcctaccagactctggtccattagcctggtcctaccagactctggtccattaacctggtcctaccagactctggtacactaTCCTGGTTCTACAAGGCGTTGGTACATTAGCCCgctcctaccagactctggtacattagcctggtcctaccagactctggtccattaacctggtcctaccagactctggtccatttgcctggtcctaccagactctggtacactaTCCTGGTTCTACAAGACGTTGGTACATTAGCCCgctcctaccagactctggtacattagcctggttctACCACACTCTGGTCCATTTCATTAGTCTCTCGCACTAAAATACTATAAGATGTAGACATGAAATGGTCTCAAGTTATTATACTATGTTGTGTTTTAATCTTTCTCTTTCCACGTCAACTTGCATCATCATTAGAGGTTTTGTTCAcgtattttagttttagttttgaaGATAATCTTGTCTCCGGTCCCACATTGTGTCCCAGTGTGTAGTCTGGGGCTGACCTCTCACCCCTTTCTGCCCTCCATGCTGCGATGTTAATTACCGGATGGCCATGCAGACTCCTTTGGTGGTTCTGTGGAGGAGAAGCAGATCTCTGCTCCTGGAGGGCCTGGGGACGATCTGCTGGGAGGTGAGTCTCCTCTCACTGTCGCTTTTTGGTGGATTTGGACTCATTTGgaaatatctgtaaaatgtctgccCCCCTACAACCTCCTAGTGATGTCATAGCCAATTTCCCGCCCATCTCATTTCTGCCTCCGCTATCTGGCCCATAGTTCATGAATAATAGAATCACAGAAGTGACTTTgctcttatcttttttttcctctttgtacGTTAAAGAATATGACATTCCCATCACTCTCAACATAGTCACATATGCAGCACAATGGTGGCCCAGTTGATAGCACTGTGACCTCATTGCAAGAAGGTTGTTGGTTTGAATCTCAGTCATCCTGGGCCTTACTGTGTGATGGTTGCATGTTCTTCCCactgcgtgggtttcctccaggCGCTCTGCCATCAAAAACGTAGATTATGTTCTACCTTAAGGATGGGTTCAATGCAGAGAATTAATACTGCTAtgccattggagtgtaaatgtgtgtaagtcTGATGAGCAGGTTCAGTTTGATTTTATATGTGTCAAATCATAATGAGAGCTATCTCGGgctactttacagatagagtaggtgtagaccacactctaatttacaaggacccaacaattgcAGTAATTACCCAAAGGGCAAGCATGTATCCTGCgtgacagtggagaggaaaactTTCTGTTAAGGAGAAACCTGGGActgacccagactcttggtaggcggtgtctgcgCGGTGCCGGTTGGGTGGCACCTTGTACTATGATAATAATATTCTATTTCTTAGTGCGGTGTATCATTACTATTTTCCGCTTCACTGAAGGACTTTCCCCACAGGGATAAGCCAAATTTAATTTCGCTTTCAAGAGGTCTCGTGTGCCCTCTGCTGTGTCAGTAATCATATTTAACGTGTGTTCCACATGGAATTAGAGTAAGTCAGAAACAAATCATGCCAGACATGCAATGCTATGCACCCCCCTCCCAGGCCTGATGTCCCCCACCCTGGCTCCCACTGCTGCCCCAGCTCtagctccagctccagctctAGCTCCACCTCCAGCCTTTGCTCCGGTGCAAAACAACCTCCTGGAGTCGGGCTTTGACGCTCTGGGCTCCCTTTCCTCTCCGGTACCGCCTGCGCCTGCTTCAATCCCGATAGTACCATCTGGACCAGAACCTGCGACCACCACACCGGCGCCCTCTGGTGGCTTTGATGCTTCAAGTAAGTGGATTCGATGTTATGTCAaagatttgttttccttttttatgttacattttagtAATCTGTCTCATTGTCATGCCTTCTGAAATATAAGAGAATTTcaaatagggctgggcaatatatcgatattatattgacATCGATTTATGATGCTTAATACTGTCTtcaattttggatattgtgatATCAGAATAGTTTTTCTTGCCAAAATAATTACACTAATGTGCCTTGGTGAAAGATGCATGCAtcaacaaacatattaaaaattaatctgaaataaacaataaatacagaaaacaaatgtacatCGAAAACTAATATTATGacacatgtgttttcttttcttggtttgaaaggctgctttacagtaaagtgatgtattTTTCTGAAATTACCAAATAGCTTTTCTATTTTCGCCTTTACCCACTTGGTCATTGCATACAcagtgattatttatcaaaactcatTGTGTTCACCTATCGTCAACCTTAGtcaatgtatttggtcaaaaatattgcaatatttgatttttttttctccatattgcccaacTCTAATTTCAAAGACTATTTGGTTCTTTTTTCACAGTTCATCTGCTTAAGACACATTAATCTGCTCTTGTTTTAATAAGCGGAGCTATTCAACCATGACGTAGTATCCCAACCTGCTGAGAGCTCGACTGCTGCATGGTTGACACACTGACGTGTTGCCTCTCtagcaatctttttttttctcacaagtTCCTCTTGTGCTCACACTTTACAAATGCTGCTTTCTTCACCAACTGCAACCCCTATCCtctaatctttcttttttctgtgtttctcacATTTGTATCTTctgctttgtttaatttctctcttcACCCCTTACTCACACCCCTCTCACTCTGCTGGCTCATTGCTTGCTTCTTCTAATCTGTAATTGGTGAGTTCCACCCGGCACTGCATTGCTGCATGCATGTGCAGTTTGGACAAGTCTCCCCCTTTTGCGTCTTTGCATGCTGCTAAATGAGTCGTGATTGTCTCCTGCATGAGACAAGACGTCctttattgttgtttatttcctctTAATCTTTTAGAGACAACCtaccaaaaatgaatttattgatttactaattgacgcaaattgtgaaaatctgtgtaccggtgtatagctaagtttccatccacgtgtcaatcaaattatctgaagttcatttaaaaaaattgcgaATAAATCtgatgaaagtgtgtttccatccaacggctttaaagagAATAAAAGCCTAtggtaatgacgtcacatgatGCTGTATGGCGTTCACATTGGCATATCGAATTGATTTCAGAAATTTCAGGTGTTTCATATCTTTTTTGCGCTGAATTCAAGCAACAACAAGTGTTTCTAGACCAAATGGATGgcgtctaccaacacatgatcaatatgggacaagtTGTAGTGCCATCTGATAGAAACaaatcaagctataataagaaaacaacgccatcaacacatcgctatgacgatgcagatgcaacgtgtcttttattttcctatgcgagacaactctttttgAGACATTTGAGTCAACATTCGtcaaattccatcaaattttgCTGATTCCATAAGGCGTTTTTTAATTCGATATCACTTAGCACACACATAGCTGATGCTTCTGTAGAGGTTAGTTAGAATGAAAACCTGTAAACTCTTTGGTCTTGATGACACCTGGTTTAAACAAGTGCTTTGTTCCAAAATCAGTCCATGTTTAAGTTCCTGAGACGTGGCTAGCAGCTAGCCAAGTGAGTCCAGTTGCTGTAATGATGTCCCCTTGAATGTCCACATATATAGCTACAGTATTGTGCATGTGATGCACAGCTGAGTACTGAGGCTGTCCCCTCACCGTGCTGCCTGGTCTCATATCTGCCCTCTGCCTGTGTTATAGATAGATTAGAGATCTGCAGGTTTGTAATCCCGGGTGTTCCtctggtccccccccccccccccccccccccccctcccaagtGTTTGATGGATTAGGCGCCCTGCTGATGCCCGCCGTAACGCCCCAGAGCACCGGGGGCAGCACCGCTGGAAGCACAGCAGGAAGCATGGGAACTCCTGTCGCAGCGGGAGGCATTGCATCCGCCCCCCCACCTCCGACCAAAACCGTAGGGGGAGACCTGGACTCGTCACTGGCCAACCTGATCGGAGGTAGACTGCAGCCCGGTTGGTGCTCGATCATTTCTGCTTCTAACCAATATTTACACAGACATGTAACGtgttcttttgtctttcttctgttCAGACCTTGGAGTAAAGAaaaagtaagtgtgtgtttaaagatGTTAATTCTATGAATGCATAATGCTTGTGTAGGATTAAACATGTGCGCAGAGTTCCGATAAAAAGCTAAAATGTTGGTGGATTTGTGAAAAAGTAGTAGGAGTCTGTAAGTCCATGAATTATTAGTCGTGAAAAGGAAGTCTTCAAAGCCTTGAAGTGTTTTAATCATATGATTCACAGTAAAGCCTCGAGGCTGATCAAGCTCTCTAGGTTTGAACATCATGCCTTCAAATCTTAACACATTTTTGGGCTTGTTGCACCATCTAATTTGAGCCGATATTTGGGTTTGGTTTTGTTAAATCACAGCCACAACTTTGTTAAGTTTTCATCTAGGTCAGAACATAACATGACCGTGCAGTAGTAGCACAGCAGAAGTTGGATTTTATTGGGaaaatagcttttttatttattttataacatggcaaatgtcaacaaaagtgtccAGTGTCTGTCAACCTATAACAGATTTTCTACAGTCACCACTCCAAGCATTAGCAGTAGAATGGGACAAATGGCACAGTAGAGCCTGAGGTGTATCCTGTGTTTGATCTCCTTTAGGGACCCACTGAGTGAGAAGAAGCTGACGGGAGGCGCCAACTGGATGCCACATGTAGCTCCCACAAGCTGGGCTACACCAGGAGCCCCCCTGGTAGGAACAGCATGGACACCCCAAACATCACCATGAGATCACACTTCTTCCATAAAGCTGTTTTTCTGCGAACTGAGTCTAGAGCCACAGACTCATATGATGCATCTGTcagcatacatttttgtttctctaGACATctcaaacaaaaaagtacacATAAGGTTATGTTGACTTTTGCAATTTTAGCTAATGTTGCCacttcttcctgtctctctaGGCTGGAGCTGCCCCCGGAGCTCCTGGGGCACCCGGGGCAGCCATGGGCCCCCCAATGAGTGCCCAGCCTGGCTTTGGCATGGTGAGCTTTATTTCATGCATGGTACATTCTCTAAATTTGAACTGTGAACGTcgatcagctgttaaatcagcagGGTTACTGATAGCACAgtttacaaatatatatacaatccAGATCATTGTGATTAATCTGCATAGCCCCTAAAAATCTCATCCTACTGTGTAATTCCTGTTTTACCAGCCTCCTGCAGGAGGGCCTGGAGCTCCCTTGATGCAGCCCCTAATGGGGCAGCCTATGATGGGACAGCCCATGATGAGACCTCCCTTCACTGGGGtggctggagctgctgcaccaGGAGCACCGGTAACACCTTACACCCTAAAACCCTAAAGCCCTCATACATTTTATGATGTACTATCTCAAGATGATTAATGTTGGCCTGAAAAGATGcagcacttttcttttcttcctacTCTCCCAGATTCCTCCGGGACCTGCAAGCCAGAGCCCCAGGAAACCCAAGGACCCTTTGGCAGAACTCGACCTCAAAGACTTCTTATAACGCCCCAGGTGGGAGCTCACAACGTTATCTAAGGtttacacagtacagtatgtaccaGCTACAGAAGCCGAGACCCGCTGTTATCTTGTGATACCTAGATAAAGATCTATAAAAGATAATGTTGTTTATCAGAGACTCTGCAGTCAAACCCACCGCCACTCTCATCTCCGTTGTTAAATCAACTGATGCATCAACTTTGCACTCATATACAggctacattttttgttaatgaCAACGTCCCAGATCGAGTTGACCGGATTTTTACTTAGGAATATCTCTAAAttgatacagtatgtgtgtaacGTACACGTCTGTAGAGTTACGTTGCATGGCAGCTGGATTCTGATCACATGAAAATGCATCTGGTGAGGCGTCAGGTGAAAGCTTTTTGTGTCTAAACAGCAGCGTCCCGAAGCAATCAACGTCCATCGAGCACAGAAGGAATGAGCCGCTTGACTCTGCCTCTAATTGGTCAATACTCGTGGCCTTCATTGGTTGGATTGGTTAGGTTTAAGCATGAGGAGTGagattggttagggttaaggtaaGAAGACAAGGGTGatccaatcagaggcagagtaagACTTCTTCGCCGTCCTATGGAACGCAAATTCATTTGAGAGATGATCGATGTGAAACAACGTATGTTCACAGGGGCAGAGGAACATGCTTCTCGCAGCTTGTGTGTTCCTGTGGGCTTTAGATGACGACGCACTGAAGGACTACACTCAGTGCTAGAAAGAACATTTTCAGATTATCTTCTTTATTTAATGTAGTGCATTAACATGAAGTTTAAACGTTACACAGCCAAtttcaccaaaacatgtttgtagGTGTGCAATCATTTTATCATGATGGACATCTTGTAGTCAATCAGAATTGAGTATTCATGTTGACTATGATATAATTAGAATTTAATGGATTGTTGGCTTCTCATTAGTAGTTacggccaaatgaagcttcttgagccagtgtctttattttctaaaccactagatggcgctctttattttaaccctcatgttgtcctcaggtcaaattgacccattttcctatataaatgttctttttaactccccaaaataacatgattgattccacacaacgctctttggcaagtacaaatctctagtttcattaattttggggatCATCCATCCAACTTCATCTGCTtctccggtatcgggtcgcaggggcggcagctccagcaggggaccccaaactttaattttggggcgtcttattcaattttatagcatttcaaaaatacattttaagtggttttgaaatagtattgagtgaaagttgacatattgcagtctgtgattatccatcaacattcattcctttaatttgagtcaaaataattcctaatttctgcttttctaactcaaacattaggtgcaATTTCCTAAatatgaggtttattgaccataaattccaacaataactgtaaagctaaagttaataagttagtgttacatagcgttgaaaatgttaaagaagtgacatacatttaaagaaaatgtaaaaatcgttgaagaaaggaacaaaaacCTACGATGGAAAGATTGAAAATCCACAATTTTGTTGACGCTctttatcaattaaaaaaacaaacacttgtgatgctttttttcactgtttgtcccttttttgaagttttcaactctacgtaacactaacttattaactttagtttgacAGTTACTTTTGtaatgtatggtcaataaacctcatttgtaggaaattatacctaatgtttgagttagaaaagcagaatttagaaattatttagactaaaattaaaggaatggatgttgatggataatcacagactggaatatgtcaacttttactcaatactatttcaaaaacacttcagttttttttctccaaatgctataaaattgaaaaagacgccccaaaatcacccgaaagagcgttgtgtggaatcaatcatgttacttGGAGTAATTataattgggtagttaaaaagaacatggatatagaaaaaatgggtcaatttgacccgaggacaatgAGGGATATGGGAACATTTTGAGTGTGCATGGAGTACTTGAGCCCTCTTTAAGACTGTGGTGTAAACACATGGGAGACAGGGTGTGTCAGCTGTTTGAACTTCGAACCATATGACGTGGTCTCTACTTCCTGTCTTCCAGCTGCTTTCTTCTCTGGAGCAGGGCCCTGGCACCTTCTACTTGGTGTCTGTCGACATCTGAGGATGTTCAGCTTACTCAACCCTCTAAGAGCCTCTTATCTCCACCCGCCCATCAACACCCCACCCGTCTCCTGTGTGATGTCGTAGCACAACCTGTGAAAGTGAACCATAGcggattttatatatatatgtatatgagaagaaaaatacaagTGTGTGGTTATGTAGATGTTCTAACTTTTTGTCCaaacaaaatgactcaaaatcCAACAGTTAAGTGAAAGAAAGTGAAGGCACATATGTGTTTGGATTTATTTCTAGTGTTGAGTTGAAGGATGGCTGTGCTTTGGTGTCCTAAGCCCCTCCCACCACCCCGTATTTGTCCCCGCCTCCTTATCAAGGGGGAGGAGCTCTTCTTTGTCCCGCTCTGATTGGATGAGAGTGGTAAACGAAGCCCcagaagattttttttggaGAAACGTGTTGTGTGTTGGTTTCCGGAAAGGTCCTCGTTGATGTATATAGATTTCTGTGGCGAGGATTACGTCTCTATTCTGTATGTCTGTTGAAGAGAAACATAAATGTGAATCTGACATAAATTGTAAGAAGTCGTGTGAGTACCCTTCAATTTCCCGTCGTCTTTTGCAAGTATTTGGAAACAAATATGAATACCGTTACATGATTAATATACTGCATATTAAGAAACTTCCATGAGCTTCTGAATCATACGAGACCACCAAGtgatccttttttctttttcacttgtGGCTTTATTTctatgtttctttatttgtttttctgtccaaTGTTATTCATATGTTCGGTTTCTGTTAATAATCCTCCAGAATGCTGTCGATATTTGCTGgcattgttattaaaaaaacatatcttaTGACGAATGGATTCTAGAGAAAATGAAGATATTCGTAAGAGAGGTCAACTGAAAATAACTGTACCCGTTTCTACCTGCGGTTTGTCTGTTGCCTGTGCTTTCATTGTAATTATTACCAGGTCAGTaggattatttttgtatttattggaAGATATTCCATTGCCATACCAAACTCGTGAACCCAAATGTTCAGACAGATCCAATCAATATAAAAGATTTCAAAGAATATAACCAACATGGTGATCCAGCAGAAAGGACTTCAGTGGTTTTGCTCACTTTTCACATAAGTCAGACACAGGCACATATTAAAGGTACCCTAGCGAGTTTTactttcctaaaaaaaaaatgtcctaaatTGCATTAGGTGTTTAATTGACGCCTCACATTGCAAATTAATTTActtccaaataaaaaatgacattccCGCACACAGAAGTGGATCTTTGGGGGGATAAAATCCCTGCACAAGGGAGACAAAGCAAGTGGTGTGTGTTGCTTTCaactaattttaaatttaagttcctcataaaacatttgaaaagtggATGAAACctactatgtttacatgcaataCGGGGCGCTGCTTATCAATACATTCTTTCATAGTGCTACTATTGTTGTAGTACTGGTACTGGTAGTGGTAGTGGTACTAGtggtcaaaaactccacagggtgcCTTGAGTTCCATGTTACTGACCTGTTCCACACACTACTGTTAGACAAAATGGGCCAAGTGACAGTGTGTGATttgatattattataatttcaaTGCAAAATGCAGTTTGACAAAGGAAAACCACATTTGATTGCTGTCTGAACAGAACTTGTTTGAGTTATGTATTTGATCAGTGCTGGATGCCACTGTCCGTCTAGCCATGATCTGGTTCCCAAAAGCATGTTAACACTAAACTCCAGATTTACAATGGAGTGAACGTGTTAATAATGAGCATTTGGACAGCTGTGGAACACCAGAGGCCCCCAGTCCTGTACTGTAAATCagcttaatgtgtgtgttgtctttttcagtgGATTGAATAAGCAATTGGTTGTGAGAATCGGATATGATTCTGACAAAATAATGGGAGATTATTAACTTTTTTCATTACTGAAtaattgaaattgtatttttgtttagttttgaatttattttatttacgaTGGCCCTCCCCAGTGCATGTAAGCCCTTTGAGGTGCAATAAATTCAATGACGGATTGAACTGCCCATGaaggatttcttttcttccataTCACAGAGATTATACAAAATGTCAGTATAAGGAGAATTTCATTGATCTACATTTATATATCCCACCACATCAAAAATATCCTCATGTCCAAGGTCAGATTACAAACTTGGTAAACACCCCCTATAGGCCCCAGACCCTCAGGGCCCCAAAAGCTACAGGTGCATTGTGTGTAATTAGTTTTTTGGTCATGTCATTAATCATAAAATTTAAGGGAATTTATATCACTAAAGTGCAATACAGACTAATGCAGTTTTAGGATGTTTACCTACTTATTAATTTATTGATGTCATTTTAGTTATTGCTAAATATTCCCTATGCAGTTatgttaaagctgcagtaggtaCAAAGCAAAGAAGCACCACATTTTTTTAGACAAATCCCAGTAGCTCGCCCTGTCCCCTCGATGTCGGCATGTGCAAAACAGCCAATAGAAACACCCTCTCTAAAATGACCTAagattggccaaagtctcccgTCCGGTGTgattttctaaagcctgaaaacGGAGCCCAGAGGAGGAGCAGAATCTTGTTTTCTCTCACTTCATTTCACTTAATAACAAATCTGTCAATCCGGCAAAGCGGATCCATGGCACTGTGTGCATTAAAATAGCCGTGAACTTGATGCGCTCCATGTCTTCGTCTTTAACctttgaccctctcactgtgtaTTTTTACTACATCAACGTTGATTTGAACACATTGGGTTGGCTAATAATGTCTTGTTCTAGCCAGCTACCGCTAGTGTTAGCTAGTAACTTAGGGGAAAGTTTGCTGATTTTCTGTGTACTGCTGTACATGTAGAACTTCCAGTAAATCCCTACTGGATGATTCGCTTTGGAAGGCTTGAAAACTTTCTTTCtatagcatttagcttagcggAGCACCATtccaaccataaacaacactagCTTGACCCCATCATCCTTCCCAGCTCCAGCCTCTGTCAGTGTCACttcccaatgtgagtcgagtgcacatgtgagtcgcacatgctcagatgtaaatgGTTTACTGCATAACGCATCATACTCAATGATAGTCGAGTCAAACCGGCTCTGGTCGAGTGCAaatgtgagtcgcgcatgctcagatttaaacggtcccactgaaatttgtgaaatccatgacaACTTTTcatattacaaacaataacagaaaatgggaatcatttaaaaaatgtagctaTCTGTGGTTgcttgattgctaacgttagctcaaaacggcCATtgactgacagcctttgttgtgtttgattgctagcttgtagctagcTGAACTAGcggtcatttcaaaaacgttgcagccatctatggttgtttggttgctaacgttagctcaaaacgccgtTCAAacacagcctttgttgtgtttgatgctaacttgtagccaacAGTGAATCAACTTACTTAAGTAAGTTTACTGTATTAActgcatacaagatgctaacaagtcTCTTGTTACAGTTGTAATCCATGAACTAGTGTTTAATAGTAGAGatactttttttgtaatcaggatcatcacaaacacacacacacaagtagtaATCTTGGTTTAATGGTTGGTAGTCTTCAATCTGCATCATTCATTTCAGGTATTTGGTATTCAAAATGATGCACAGATGAATTTTTGgaacataaacaacatgaaaagtaaaaaatatcacatcccacatttaaatttgttattATATAACAATATTGCCTTTGTAATTGGATGTAACCCTTAGAATTAGAGAAATCTTAATAgtttaattaaatcattaaatggtTCAGTCCTGTCTTAACACAACCCAAATATGTAAATCACATAAAATACATAGTTACAGTACTAGGCTATCAAAATATATTCAGagaattgttttttacaattacaTAAATTAGCACCACGTGTTCTGGATAAGCACCGATATAATTATGTGCACCACAATGTTACAAGAACAGAGAAAGTATGGTGTGACTCACAAATCAGAAACAAATCCATTCAGGATCCACAAGGACCCTTTCTTTATGTAGACAGAAGAACAGTCTTATTTAAAAAGGtagctgtaaaaaaacaaactcaaatttCTAGATATACACAATGCAAAACACCAGCTCGTTCAATTAAAGTTATCTCAATATCTCTGTGTAggtcatttgtaaaacaaaagtttaattaatttattctgGGTCTTTTGTCAAAGCCAATGCACAGCTCTCCTTTACAGTGAAGCGAAGAACACTTGAAAATGCAAGTCTCTCCATACAAAGCCTAGTTGGAATATAAGACAAATACCAGGGGCTTTGCCCACAAACATTTGAATATAC
The genomic region above belongs to Etheostoma cragini isolate CJK2018 chromosome 6, CSU_Ecrag_1.0, whole genome shotgun sequence and contains:
- the LOC117946685 gene encoding clathrin coat assembly protein AP180-like; amino-acid sequence: MCLSGVMFCAPAVFVCNTLDAFAPSPGDGPAAVAAGPASDAFGGSDPFATTEGSGDLAPELDLFAMRPTDTGAAATTPPTSSEAPTIVVPTAAPAALTPSSTTTTESAAAPTLDIFGDMFDSEQSPTTESKAATTPSVDLFGSDLPAVSRGPSPLPEPAPVGDIVTDSFPSPAPAAAAAAAPSPEAHSPPKAELEPVIDLLDSFGGSVEEKQISAPGGPGDDLLGGLMSPTLAPTAAPALAPAPALAPPPAFAPVQNNLLESGFDALGSLSSPVPPAPASIPIVPSGPEPATTTPAPSGGFDASMLFDGLGALLMPAVTPQSTGGSTAGSTAGSMGTPVAAGGIASAPPPPTKTVGGDLDSSLANLIGDLGVKKKDPLSEKKLTGGANWMPHVAPTSWATPGAPLAGAAPGAPGAPGAAMGPPMSAQPGFGMPPAGGPGAPLMQPLMGQPMMGQPMMRPPFTGVAGAAAPGAPIPPGPASQSPRKPKDPLAELDLKDFL